Part of the Anopheles coluzzii chromosome 3, AcolN3, whole genome shotgun sequence genome is shown below.
TCTTACCGtatctttgtttttgtgcacTCACAGGACTCGGGGTTTTCGGACACGGAAACGTCCCTGCACGCGGGCAGCAGTCTGGCAAAGCGGCAGGGGGCAAATATTAACGACAGTGTCCAGTCTGCGGCGGGGACAACCAGCGACAAGCTAACACCAAAGAGAAGCATCAACGAGGAACTGTTTGCCCGGTCACCGTCCCTCAACAGTAGTGCGCCGACACCTCCAACAGTCATCCGGAGGCCTGTACCGGGCGGCCCGGTAGGTGAGTCGGTCACTATCGGTCGTCGACTATCGTACAGCGAGCCCGCGGAGCATGCTAACGGTTCCGAAAGTCCGCGCAATGTGTCACTCAAGCGTGGCCGCGTCATTACGAAGAACAGTCGCGTGAAGCGCAATCTCAGCGAGCAGTTAAGCAACTCGAGCGAGGAGATGATCTCACTGGACAGCAGTGAGCTGTCCAACATTCTGAACCGTACGATGGTGGAGGGGGAAGAGGAGGCGATACCGGAACCAGTGCCAGAAGCGGATGCCAATAATAACGCAATCAAGGGTGAGACGACGGCAGTGGAGCTTCCAACGTACTCGGAACTATATCCGACCCGAGGAACTTCCACACCCATCCGAGGCCAGTCGAAGCTGTACCGATCGTTACCAATCTCACCGACGCATCGGACACCGCCACCGGTCCGTCCGGTCGTGGCACCCTCGGGGACGGACAACTACTACGACGAACCGAACAATACGACCACCTCGAGCAGCTGCAGCGAACGCGCCCTATCCTACACGATCTACGACAACCCGCTGCTGAACGGGCACCAACCGGCGGTGCAGGGTTGGCTGGATGGGTTGCGGTTCTCCTGCCAGAACGAGGTGATGTCGATACTGCAGACCAAATCGATCGCAACGGAGGCGGGCCGATCGTTGAAGCTAACCTcgacggtggcggtgaagatATTGCGCCATCTCCAGGGGAAGGTATCCACGCTGCAGGGTGAGTTCGAGCGGGTCGAGAAACTGTTCGCCGCCATCCGGAAGTATCACACGGCGCAGCAGGCCGAAGACGAGTCAGATGATGAGGAAGATGAGAAGGAGATCTACCAGAAGGTGGCCCCGTTTGTGCACGGGCTGGCGACCGATCTCGATGCGTTCGTGCGCAAACAGCAAGCGACGGACTACTTCGGCCGCGAAGCGTCGGAACGGGACGATCGGCGCAAGTTTGCCGAGAATGCAAGGGCACTGGCGGACATGCTGGGAGATCTTCGGGCGGCCGCATCTAGCAGCGACACCTTCGACTATCGCTCCGTTGAGGAGGAAATTCAAATCGTAAAGCGCTACTTCCTCATTACGGTGCGGTTGATCTTCAAGAATCTGGTGCGCGTGATCGTGGACGCGGTCGAGGGTGCACGCTGCGAGCTGATGCTGCGCTCGAACCTCAGCTACGTGGCGAGCCTCTCCAACCTGGACTACGGTGGGCTGGCCTCGCTGAACGACGCGTTCATAGCGAACGGTACGGTTCGGGTGTTGCTGCTCGTCTGCGTCGAGTCGAAGCTTTCGTCCGTCCGGGCGCTGGCGCTGCGTGCGCTGGCAACCGTCTGCTCGACGACGGAAACGATCCGCCAGCTGGAGCGCGCGGACGGGCTGGAGGTGCTGCGCGACATCCTGGCGGTGGCGGAGGGCGATGACGGCCGGTCCGAGCCGGAGCTGCGGGAGGCTGTCTCGGTGCTGACGCAAATTACTGCCCCCTGGCACGGGGAGGACCATCGGCTCGAGGGGCTGAAGCAGTACGTGCACGGCATCGTCGAGGCAATCACCGGTAagggaatggtttttttttttttgcggggGGCTCGCTAAAGGGACGCTGTCTGGACAGGACACGTGGCGAACTATTTTCGGACGCAATGTTATGCTTCGGGGGGGTTTGttatgggtgtgtttgtggatgaCATTGGCAGCTGACACCGGTGAATTGTTAACGCTCCGAATTCCTAGAATTTACTTTATTTCTTGGATATATTTTGGAGTGGCATGTGGAATTTGACgcctgctgatggtgctgttgAGCGAGAGAGCTTTTTTGAGGAATTTTGAAAGCATTTTGAATCGTTGGAACATCGAAAGACGTGTGCATTTTGTAGCAATATAAAACATCCGCCTAAAATCCAAATTCTTCATAAAATTCTGTAATTTTAATGTTGAAACTAATAGCAACTTCTCAGCAACTAAGTCCTCCTGCTTCAAGGCCTCTCCTCTTTCTGGGAAGTAGATGTGATTTATGTGCAAAGCTTTCACCATGATTGGGGCCATTTTTTGCTGCTAAAGCACTCCCCACGACTAGTTCAGTACGAGATACGGCTAAATTGTGGGGTATGTACGTTTAAAAGAACCTCAGAACTATCACAACAAGGTTGCTGACGCTTGCGGCCATCGCTTGATCCCTTTCACTTCATCCCCGCAGAGCAGAGGACGATAGTATCGTAAATTTGTAATTAGAAGCATTAAGCCTTATGCGGCAAAGTAATTGCGGTGGGATAAAAGTTCGCTTAACAAGACTGAGATACTGACAGCTCAGCGTACTCAGCGGTTTCGGTCGCCGTAGCTGCTCGGGAGTGCCAGTGAACAGTGTATTaatttctccttttttccactattttctcccttttattttcaatctCTTTCTGCTTCGGCTTGTGTTGCGCAAAAATGCAGAGATCATCGTAAAGACCAGCTGCTGCCAAACGTTGCTGCTGTGCACCGCCAGCCTGAACAACATGACGCGCATCGAACCGACCGCCGTCTACTCGGTGATGTCGCAGGACACCGTGGACAAGCTGCAGCAGGCGACGGAGCAGCGCGGCCCGGGCGCATCCATCTTTCTCTACGTAAGTAAAAGGGGGTGTAATATAGGGGATTGAGTTTAGCCACCATCGTACCATCGTTCGTGCAGCAGTGGATCTAGTTTATCATCATCAATATCACACTATTGAGGTGACTAAATGCAATAGAAAGCGCTTCAGCGATGCGTAACACGTCACGGTGTCACAGAGGGATGATCGCTCCTTTAGGcaccaacaccaaaaaaatccGGAAGCGTTGTTGTGTGGCTGATTGAGGCAATCAATCGATGTGGtgtggcttttttgttgctgttccaATTTTGCGCTACAATTTATGGGCCAGAGGGTGAAATATTGCTGCCGCCATGCCATGCTGGACTGCACCGGCAGGACACATATTGATGGATTACCGTCACGCTGAGCCGTTTGTTGTGGTGTTAGAGGTTGCCCTGGCCAGCCTCTAGCTCGCCGATCCGATCGTTACAGCGAACGGGCGAACAACACGAAAGGATACATATTGCTGTGAATTGATTCGTTTTTGATGAGATGACATTAATTCCACGCCTTGGGCAGGGGAAAGCTTCGTTCCCTTTTGAGATACTAATCGTAACGTCTTTCTGCTCCCTTCCAGGAACAATTTACCTCAACGCTCTACAACATGTCGACCAACTGGAAGTGCCATCATCATCTCGCCAGCCGCCCACTGCTCACCTTCCTCGTGCAGGTGCTGGCGCAAAAgttccaccagcagcaaccaagCCGCGTCGAGTCGGAGGcgcagcgcaaaacgatcCGCAACATTCTACACGTCCTCGCGCGGCTCCTGTCCGGCGGCAGCCTCGCGTCTGGCGCGTCACACGAGCTGATCGAGACGACGGTAGCGCCCGTGCTGGCGCGCATCGAACGCACGCTGGACGGGGCGAACGAACACTATCAGGACGTGGCGCACGTGAGCCGGTGGTGCAGTGAAACGGTGTCGACGCGGCCGGCCAAAAGCAGCGGCAGTGAGGAGGGCCGCCCAACGGTGCCACATATCACCCGGCTTACCATCCACCGGGATCCGGTAGCGGGGCCGGTGATGGTGCTGGATCAAAACCGGCAGGAAAGTTACGTCTGAATGGAGCGATGGCGAGCTATTGCCGGCAGGCAGAGCGGGGGGCTGATGTAGCCGAGCTACGAAacgagggagggagggagggaactgggcaaaagaaagaaagaaaaaaaaccaaggaATCCTTGTGCCATACAGGAAGCGAAACGAGACCGGAGCAAAACcggaagcaaacgaaacgacTCTGGGAGGTTGTAAAGATGCTGAAAGCGAATCTGTATTTATGTAACTGTTTGTATGTAGCTGTATCATATTGTATATTGTGTTTTCGTCACCAAGAGGAATGCTAATATATTCGAACGATTCAATGTTGTAATTTATCACTACCCGAAATTCCGCAGTGTATGTAAGACGAACTGTTATTTTCTCCGAGCATGTTAGGGGAAAAGCATGTTCAGGCGAAGGAACAACGCAAATACACCATCGACCACGATGAACGATAAACTGAAGCTCTTATCGCAGTGTTGAGTATATAGCCTTAAATATTCCGAAAGACAGTTTATTGCACTGTCAGTATTACAGAGTGCGAAAGGAAGAGATCAAGAAATCCAATTTCCCATCCAGCAGCATCTttacacgcacagacacacactatCTTACGTGTTGGACATATTCATGAGGGATTTTAGCAAACATGGTCATAGCTCTCGCATGTACGCTAGCAGCTTTGAGCTGTCGGAAAAATGGTATGCGTGAAGGggaagtgtgtgtgggtgtgtgcacATGTTAATTTGAATACCGAAAAAAGCgacaaataattcaataaaattggCCACTTGGTAGGACATGTGAAGAATGCTTCGGATCGAACGGAAAGGGCCTGTTGGAGCATTAGCATATTGACCGAATATGTTTGCATTCCATTGGGTAGGTTTTATCTTAACATTATTCTTTGATTGAACTGAGCCTTACTCCATGGCAGTTGAAGATTGACCTTGGAATGGGGAATTATGATCCAATTCATGCCGGAATTAAATTATGTATTTCTTgtacacaaaaaagctcccccccccaaaaaaaagagcaaacataCTTTGCGGTAAATGTCTGCAAGATTTTTGCTGCCATTATTGCCGGTTTCGGTAAATCACAGAGCAGTGGCGTACATGGTCCGTACCAAAAATTCCATATGAAACTCAACAGCTGTGGCCGACGTGCTGGTGACAGGCTAGACAGTCTTCTTCGGTGATTCCGTTCCCCGGGCCGAAACATCGCTTTCGGGTTCGTCCAGGGCGAACAATTGTTCGCCATGGAAAGCCAATCAGCACTTGAATAGGAGCAACGATTTTTCCTACACGATCCCGAAGGCTGCCGCAGTGGAAAAAACTGTGGAAGTGACGGTGACATTTCTCGGTCACTGGGTATGTCGACacacgaacaaacacacacactggcggGCACATATGAATGTTTTTGGCGCTGGCCAATGTTGTTTTCTCGGAAATGTTTGGttggaaatggttttttttttggagggtAGAGAATGGACAAGGATGTGCTGGACATTGACAATGCATGCGGAATAAGTACTGCATAGAATATTCGTGTGGAGAACAGAcattgatatttttgtttaaaaaaggtaaaataaacgaaaggaTTTAAATTTTATGCGCAAACATAGAACGTGATTAGAAATTGATGtttgaaaggaaaggaaaaacgcttcaaaaacaacGCATTCGTTTGTTCGAGCACGAAGGTTACGCCTAGCTGATTGCATATATTTAGGAGCATCGTTCagaattgcatactttcaggcgccGACGCTGGACTTTTGGGACCACAGTCGGTTGCGTGGATTTAATTGTGCCCACAGTCAGATTGAAATCAGTTGGAAGAATGAACAGCTCAAATAGATGAAGAATTTCATTACCAAGGCTATGAATAACGCATAATTATGAATTATTAATGCACAATAAATCACAGCTTAAACGCAACGAAAACAACGCAATCGATCGGAATTAATGAGAATGTGGCAGAAAGgatgagagagaaaaagctcGGTAAAACATGAGCTCGTTGCAGAAGGATTCTTATTAGGTTCCACCGAATCCATTACTCTGTCGCCGTGGTGAGTTCGTGGAAAGTCGCGCTTTCTTCGTAATTAATTTTGGAACTTTTTGAGTGATGCTGGCACGTGGTATCttgagagttttttttcagTCTGTCTTTCTTCACCCGAATCGCAACAAAGCCAACGCCACAAAAGGTACAAAATGTCTCTTCTTGgttcttgttctttttttcattttgttcccTTTTTCAACCCAAGCCAATTGTTGTGCACAATTGGTGAAATTATTACAGCAAGCCGCATTGCCACATTGCACGCTCAACCGACGCCCGACAAATTTGGCGATAAACGTTGATTGTAATTGATTTTGCCCGTTTTCACTCGTTTTCGGTGCGTTTTGTTCGGCATAATGGTGTTACGGGCGTAGTAGaatcagaagaaaaaatcataaaGGGACCAACACATAGCAGAGCAGTTCGGTAGAGTCGATTGATTTTCAAGGGAAACTCTTTTCTCTCCACCCGTTCTATTTCACTGCAAAACTAGCACTTAGCGCAAGGGTCCATTTAATTCGAGAAAAAGATTTCATTTACACCGGGATGGAATCGAAGTAACAAAGTTAGCAACACAGGAACAGGTTGCGGCAAGTGGTTTTTCGTGTAATGTGAGCAACGAAATGGCATTAGTTTCCTTCGGTTTAAACCTCCCCAGTTTGCCCCTTTTGTCCGTTCGTTTGACGTTCGCACGAATTGAGGTGAGTAATTGAGAGATTAAGGACAAGCTGTCTTTGCTGGCTTTTACACGCCCCGAATGTGCAGCTTACGGTGCTTGCGTACCCCGTTTGCGAACAGGTAGCTTTCAAAAACTTTTCACCCAAAACGGATGGCAAAGAGAagcaatgaaattaatttaaaactagTGCCGGGGCAGCAAGGAGCTAAAGCCGTGCCGCAGACCGCCCCA
Proteins encoded:
- the LOC120956483 gene encoding uncharacterized protein LOC120956483, with the protein product MSRSNFARSQSKVWFGNEPEPYGGPYGGGFRPYGGYAPYSGPMSQPTYPIFHDLEEEDELIEEQQTNAKGSPGASSWAETDRQGSPASHKSQDSGFSDTETSLHAGSSLAKRQGANINDSVQSAAGTTSDKLTPKRSINEELFARSPSLNSSAPTPPTVIRRPVPGGPVGESVTIGRRLSYSEPAEHANGSESPRNVSLKRGRVITKNSRVKRNLSEQLSNSSEEMISLDSSELSNILNRTMVEGEEEAIPEPVPEADANNNAIKGETTAVELPTYSELYPTRGTSTPIRGQSKLYRSLPISPTHRTPPPVRPVVAPSGTDNYYDEPNNTTTSSSCSERALSYTIYDNPLLNGHQPAVQGWLDGLRFSCQNEVMSILQTKSIATEAGRSLKLTSTVAVKILRHLQGKVSTLQGEFERVEKLFAAIRKYHTAQQAEDESDDEEDEKEIYQKVAPFVHGLATDLDAFVRKQQATDYFGREASERDDRRKFAENARALADMLGDLRAAASSSDTFDYRSVEEEIQIVKRYFLITVRLIFKNLVRVIVDAVEGARCELMLRSNLSYVASLSNLDYGGLASLNDAFIANGTVRVLLLVCVESKLSSVRALALRALATVCSTTETIRQLERADGLEVLRDILAVAEGDDGRSEPELREAVSVLTQITAPWHGEDHRLEGLKQYVHGIVEAITEIIVKTSCCQTLLLCTASLNNMTRIEPTAVYSVMSQDTVDKLQQATEQRGPGASIFLYEQFTSTLYNMSTNWKCHHHLASRPLLTFLVQVLAQKFHQQQPSRVESEAQRKTIRNILHVLARLLSGGSLASGASHELIETTVAPVLARIERTLDGANEHYQDVAHVSRWCSETVSTRPAKSSGSEEGRPTVPHITRLTIHRDPVAGPVMVLDQNRQESYV